The following is a genomic window from Bosea sp. RAC05.
GGATGTAGCGGCCGGTGATGTGCAGGTTGGACGGCGCCGTTCCCCTGGCCGGCTTCTCGACCATCTTGGTCACCTTCGAGACCTTGGCCTCGCGCTTCTCGACACCGACGATGCCGTATTGATGCGTCTGGTCGTCGGGCACCGGCGCCACGGCGATGTGGTTGCCGCCATGCTTGTTGTAGGCGTCGATCAGCTCGGCGAGGCAGCCCTTGCCATGAGTGTGGTGCAGCATGTCCGGCAGCAGCAGCGCGAAGGGCTCGTCGTCGCCGATGATGTCGCGCGCGCACCAGACCGCGTGCCCCAGCCCCAGCGGCTGCTGCTGGCGGGTGAAGCTCGTCGCGCCGGCCAGCGGCAGATCGGCCGCCAGCGCCTCGAGCTCAGCCGTCTTGTTGCGCTTGCGCAGCGTGTCTTCCAGCTCATAGGCGAAGTCGAAATGATCCTCGATCACCGCCTTGTTGCGGCCGGTGATGAAGACGAAATGCTCGATGCCGGCGGCGCGGGCCTCATCCACCACATGCTGGAGGGCGGGCCGGTCGACGACCGTCAGCATCTCTTTCGGGATCGCCTTGGTCGCGGGGAGAAAGCGAGTGCCGAGACCGGCGACGGGAAAGACGGCCTTGCGGATGCGTTTCGACATGGAAGGTCCATTTGGCGCCCCGGCCTGGCGTGGCTGCGGCGGTGCGGGTTGAAAAGCGGCCTGCTCACGGCTTGTACGAAACCGGTCGCATCGTAGTAGAAGCAGAATGTGCTTGCGAGACCGTGAACGCCTGTTGCATGGGGCGGTTCCTGCCGGCGGAAGGTGACGACGGGCTATGGCGGTACTTGTTTCGGGCGGAGCCGGCTATATCGGCAGCCACATGGTTCTGGAACTGCTCGACCGTGGCGAAAACGTGGTCGTTCTGGACAATCTCTCGACCGGCTTCTGGTGGGCCGTGCCGAAGGAGGTGCCGCTGATCCAGGGCGACATCGGCGACCAGGACCTCCTTGCGCGCATCATCGCCGAGCACGGCATCACCGAGATCGCCCATTTCGCCGCCAAGATCGTCGTTCCCGAATCCGTCGCCGACCCGTTGGGCTACTATTTCAACAACACCGTGAAGACCCGCGCCCTCCTGGAGAGCGCGGTGCGCGGCGGCGTCCGCCGGATCATCTTTTCCTCCACCGCCGCGGTCTATGGCGAACCCGCGGTCAGCCCCGTGCCGGAGGAGATCGACCTTAACCCGATCAACCCCTATGGCCGCTCGAAGCTGATGAGCGAGTGGATGCTCGCCGACACGGCGAAGGCGCATGGGCTGGCCTATGTCGTGCTGCGCTATTTCAACGTCGCCGGCGCCGACCCGCGGGGCCGCTCCGGCCAGTCCTCGCCCAATGCGACGCATTTGATCAAGGTGGCGGGCCAGGCCGCCCTCGGGCAGCGTCCGGGCCTCGAGGTCTTCGGCACCGACTATCCCACGCCGGACGGCACCTGCATCCGCGACTACATCCACGTCACCGATCTTGCCCGCGCGCACATCGCCGCGCTCGAGCATCTGCGCGGCAGCGGCGAAAGCCTCACCCTGAATTGCGGCTATGGCCGCGGCTATTCGGTCAAGGAGGTGGTCGAGGTCGTCAAGAAGGTCTCGGGCGTCGATTTCCCGGTCAAGCTCTCGGGCCGTCGCGCCGGCGATCCGGCCTCGCTGGTGGCGAAGGCCGATCGCATCCGCAGCGAGCTCGGCTGGACGCCGGAACATGACGACCTCGAGGAGATCGTCCGCCAGGCCCTGACCTGGGAGGAGAAGCTGAAGACCCGCAACGCGATGTGAAGGCATCGACGCGGCCGGCTGCGACACCCCGCCCCCGTCATTGCCGCCGGGCTTAACCTTTGGTTAATCTTGTTCGGGCGCTCTGGAGCGGTCCCTCTCTCCAGCCGTCCGAGTGTTCCATGCGCCTGTCCGTCATCGCCGCAACGGCCCTGATCAGCCTGGCGCCCGCCTTCGCCCAGACCACGGGCTCGATCGGCGGCCCGGCCGCCGCGGCCCGCCCGGCCCAGGGCGACTTCGCCGCCTTCCTGCAGCGGCTCTGGCCGCTGGCCCAGGCCCGCGGCGTCTCGCGCACGACCTTCGACGCCGCCTTCCGCGGCGTGACCCCGGACCCCGCCATCGAGGCGCTGACCCGGAAGCAGTCCGAGTTCACCGCCCCGATCTGGGGCTACCTCAACAGCGCGGTGGGCGGCACGCGCATCCCGCGCGGCCGCGACGCGGCGGCCGACAATGCCGGGCTCCTGGCCCAGGTCGAGGCACGCTACGGCGTGCCGCGCGAGATCGTGCTGGGCGTCTGGGGCATGGAAACCAACTACGGCTCCTTCAAGGGCGACAAGGACACGATCCGCTCGCTCGCGACGCTCGCCCATCTGCGCTATCGCGGCGACTT
Proteins encoded in this region:
- the galE gene encoding UDP-glucose 4-epimerase GalE; this translates as MAVLVSGGAGYIGSHMVLELLDRGENVVVLDNLSTGFWWAVPKEVPLIQGDIGDQDLLARIIAEHGITEIAHFAAKIVVPESVADPLGYYFNNTVKTRALLESAVRGGVRRIIFSSTAAVYGEPAVSPVPEEIDLNPINPYGRSKLMSEWMLADTAKAHGLAYVVLRYFNVAGADPRGRSGQSSPNATHLIKVAGQAALGQRPGLEVFGTDYPTPDGTCIRDYIHVTDLARAHIAALEHLRGSGESLTLNCGYGRGYSVKEVVEVVKKVSGVDFPVKLSGRRAGDPASLVAKADRIRSELGWTPEHDDLEEIVRQALTWEEKLKTRNAM
- a CDS encoding UTP--glucose-1-phosphate uridylyltransferase, whose protein sequence is MSKRIRKAVFPVAGLGTRFLPATKAIPKEMLTVVDRPALQHVVDEARAAGIEHFVFITGRNKAVIEDHFDFAYELEDTLRKRNKTAELEALAADLPLAGATSFTRQQQPLGLGHAVWCARDIIGDDEPFALLLPDMLHHTHGKGCLAELIDAYNKHGGNHIAVAPVPDDQTHQYGIVGVEKREAKVSKVTKMVEKPARGTAPSNLHITGRYILQPTIFNLLANQEPGAGGEIQLTDSMIALSRLEPFHAVRFDGDIYDTGSKMGFLAANVAYALDRQDLGPQLRQELERLLDRL